The following proteins are encoded in a genomic region of Pangasianodon hypophthalmus isolate fPanHyp1 chromosome 26, fPanHyp1.pri, whole genome shotgun sequence:
- the LOC113525651 gene encoding CMRF35-like molecule 3 isoform X5: MKIFLIFTFCLIIADTDAATTVTGHRGRSVQIKCPYESGYEEYKKYLCRGDCSIWPGSNDIPVESGSAAKDTRFSLYDDTTAKVFTVNITDLRPEDEGTYWCVIQRTGPNIYREILLLVKTDDPVISTVSQSTHTTHSASAYIVSPSVHAETTHSARANPLNGVLQTIALSPHVIPGIAIYIMISTGAVLLTGGVIIAIYCNINRQGSETVAQSSRETNGDHENDQNLLPLQAKEKATLPESVYQSLTFTNNQSDSVYQSLTFTNNQSDSVYQSLTCTNNQ; the protein is encoded by the exons ATGAAGATCTTCCTCATCTTCACCTTCTGCCTGATTATAG CTGATACTGATGCTGCAACTACAGTAACTGGACACAGAGGAAGATCAGTTCAGATTAAATGCCCCTACGAATCTGGATATGAAGAATACAAAAAGTATCTCTGCAGAGGTGATTGTTCCATTTGGCCTGGAAGCAACGACATTCCTGTTGAATctggatctgctgctaaagacACCAGATTCTCTCTGTATGACGACACAACAGCCAAAGTCTTCACCGTCAACATCACTGATCTGAGACCAGAGGATGAAGGCACTTACTGGTGTGTGATACAGCGGACAGGGCCTAATATCTACAGAGAGATTCTACTGCTGGTGAAAACGG ATGATCCTGTCATCAGTACTGTCTCAcagtccacacacaccacacactccgCTTCAGCATATATCGTGAGTCCATCAGTGCATGCTGAGACCACACATTCAGCAAGAG CTAATCCATTAAATGGTGTCCTCCAAACCATCGCTCTCTCACCCCATG TTATTCCAGGAATAGCTATCTACATCATGATCAGTACAGGTGCAGTGTTGTTAACTGGTGGTGTGATTATAGCAATCTACTGCAACATAAATCGTCAAG GCTCTGAAACAGTGGCTCAATCTTCCAGAGAG aCAAATGGAGATCATGAAAATGACCAGAATTTACTTCCTCTtcaagcaaaagaaaaagccaCTTTACCTGAATCTGTCTATCAGAGTCTGACCTTTACTaataaccaatcagactcaGTCTATCAGAGTCTGACCTTTACTaataaccaatcagactcaGTCTATCAGAGTCTGACCTGCACTAATAACCAGTAA
- the LOC113525651 gene encoding CMRF35-like molecule 3 isoform X6 has product MTILLIFTFCLIIADTDAATTVTGHRGRSVQIKCPYESGYEEYKKYLCRGDCSIWPGSNDIPVESGSAAKDTRFSLYDDTTAKVFTVNITDLRPEDEGTYWCVIQRTGPNIYREILLLVKTDDPVISTVSQSTHTTHSASAYIVSPSVHAETTHSARANPLNGVLQTIALSPHVIPGIAIYIMISTGAVLLTGGVIIAIYCNINRQGSETVAQSSRETNGDHENDQNLLPLQAKEKATLPESVYQSLTFTNNQSDSVYQSLTFTNNQSDSVYQSLTCTNNQ; this is encoded by the exons CTGATACTGATGCTGCAACTACAGTAACTGGACACAGAGGAAGATCAGTTCAGATTAAATGCCCCTACGAATCTGGATATGAAGAATACAAAAAGTATCTCTGCAGAGGTGATTGTTCCATTTGGCCTGGAAGCAACGACATTCCTGTTGAATctggatctgctgctaaagacACCAGATTCTCTCTGTATGACGACACAACAGCCAAAGTCTTCACCGTCAACATCACTGATCTGAGACCAGAGGATGAAGGCACTTACTGGTGTGTGATACAGCGGACAGGGCCTAATATCTACAGAGAGATTCTACTGCTGGTGAAAACGG ATGATCCTGTCATCAGTACTGTCTCAcagtccacacacaccacacactccgCTTCAGCATATATCGTGAGTCCATCAGTGCATGCTGAGACCACACATTCAGCAAGAG CTAATCCATTAAATGGTGTCCTCCAAACCATCGCTCTCTCACCCCATG TTATTCCAGGAATAGCTATCTACATCATGATCAGTACAGGTGCAGTGTTGTTAACTGGTGGTGTGATTATAGCAATCTACTGCAACATAAATCGTCAAG GCTCTGAAACAGTGGCTCAATCTTCCAGAGAG aCAAATGGAGATCATGAAAATGACCAGAATTTACTTCCTCTtcaagcaaaagaaaaagccaCTTTACCTGAATCTGTCTATCAGAGTCTGACCTTTACTaataaccaatcagactcaGTCTATCAGAGTCTGACCTTTACTaataaccaatcagactcaGTCTATCAGAGTCTGACCTGCACTAATAACCAGTAA